The genome window AGTGTTTTTGAATCttatatagtaaatattaaagtatactactactgcaatttctacagttatatattacaatatataataataataccgtAAATGCTAAAGTGTAAACTGCAGTATTTTTCACGTAGGTGATAATCGCTCATGTTACAAACACCTACCTTTATTCACAACTGTTTCATAGATTTGATCTTGCAGTAGTTCATAAACCGGAAAGTCGCGCACGAAGTAATAAGGGCTGAAATTGTTGATTACCCTGGCGATGTTAGCAGGCAGGATTGCACATTCAGGTATCAGTACTGAGATCTGTGGAGACATTCGGAGAAAACGGCAATTTTAACGATTAATTTATCGCGATCCTGACCATATTTATCACCGTACCAACTGAACAATAATTAAACTCACCTTGTAATTAAAGTTGTGTTTAGACACGTGGATGTCATGCCGAGACTTTTCATTCAGAAAGTTTGATTTCTCGCACACCAACACGCTTCTCGGACACTTTTCCAGCTCTGGTGACATTTTGATTTATGTGcgcaatatttacattttcatgacaacaaacgttttaaaaaaaatgttttagttcTCTTTCTATTAGGTTTTAATTTGCCGGTTGAAAAATTGAATTGTCGCAAAGTTTTGACGTCAGTTCCTGTAGCGCACACCGATAAGGGTCTCTTTGTTACGTAactattttacagtgtatattaatggatattcattattattgtaacagGTTAAATTATAGAGTTACTACCAGAACAACCATTAAAAAGACTTtactattaaatatatatatagccaATTTAATTATTTACGGATATCTATTTAAATGCAtagtaatatattttaataatcttGCTACAGTCACATTTTTAAACGAAACCAGCATAAGATTTTCCTTTTTGtgaaatgtacactgtaaagtGCACGAAAGCATTTGGAAAGCAAATAAACATGAACTTTTCCCAGGGCAtttccaatgtttttttttttttctaatgtgCGCATTAGTGAAACTGGCTGTCACACATTGCGTcacaaaaaagtgtaaacagTTGCATCAGCTTGCATGTGTTAGAAAGGTGTCCTGTCATGTGCTCTTTCAGTTCGTCATGCAGTGTTTCTGTACTAGGTAATTATTAACAATCCCCTAttttataatagtttgcaaTGAAGACTAAACTGGacaacatatatatatatatatatatatatatatatatatatatatatatatatatatatatatatatatatatatatatatatatatatatatatatatatatatatgttcaacatatatatacatatatatatatatacatatatatatatatatatatatatatatatatatatatatatatatatatatatatatatatatatatatatatatatatatatatatatatatattcatgaagaaaaaatatgctctttattttttaacactatTATTGTTGTTTAGCCTACTACTATTTAATTTAAGATCTAAAATATCTAATCaacttatattaaaatatttttgagactttttgtttttgcagtttgtattaaaaaaatgtaacattaacacctttttttttcttgcttCAAATTGTGAAAAGCCCTGTGAAATATAAAGTTGAATtcagaaaatataaatgacaaaatCACCCTAGTTTATAAAAGTCCCCCTAGTTTACAAAGTCTTCAACTTTGGGTATTTTCATAGCTACTTTAGATAAGCTGTCTTTAAAGATGATTGGACATCATTCGTTTGTTTGCACATGAGCAACATTGTTATGACGCAACTCTGCACGTAGCCTAATATTTGACGAGGGTTTTCCTTGCGTAAAGAGTGCAGCTCCAGGTATTAAAAAGACTTTCTGGTCATGAGTTACTGTAGCTACTGTTGGTTTTTATTATGAATGTTGATGGAGGAAAGGAGCCAGAGCAGTTCGGCTCAACTTCTAAACTGGACGATACCATCCAAAAGAGCTACAAAATTGACAGGAAAAGAGCCAAATCCCTGCCTGAATCATCAACAGTCAAGGAAAGTCACGGATGTGGAAAGAgggtccagtttgcagacacaATGGGACTAAACTTGGCAAGTGTGAGGCATTTTGACATCTCTGATGATGGGAATGAAACATGCAGTGTATTATCTGAATCCAAGGGTTGCCATTTACAGCATGAGTTCAAATCAGCTGTGAATTTCTCATGTTTAGTTCCAGCTTTTAACCTGCCCATTAGCTCCGATGCAGTCAATGTGAAATCACGCCGACTGGGAGTTGCACTGGAGAGCATTACAACTGGATCTGAAGTGGAAGGTCTTATCAGAGTGATGCGCAGCAACTCAAGAAAAAAAGTTGGGGTCAGGTACACTTTAAATAACTGGTTGACATTTTCGGATATTCAAGCTGCACCCAGACTGGATGAAGAACCTGTGCTGCAATGGGAACATTTTCACTTTGTTTTGCAGGCACCACCCTGCTTTGACCAAGATTCATCTGTGCATTTCGCAGTGTATTGTCAGACTGATCATGGGGAATACTGGGACAATAATGATGGGCAAAACTACACATTAAAGATGCGGATCCCTTGATAAGATTGCGGTATTTGACAATTTGGTGCAAGGATCAGTAAGGAGGTTTAATAAACTGAAGCTAACTGTATCTGCAGATAAAATCATGattatttgtctgtctattaacttatttttaattCAGTGTAATgttaatatactgtatacattaaTCAGTATGTCATTATATTTCCTTTACAAGTCCTTTGCcggcagccatatcaccctgtagcccaagacagcttgcccactgaagctaagcagggttgagcctggtcagtacttggatgggagaccacctgggaaatccaggttgctgctggtagtggtgttagtgagaccagcagggggtgctcaccctgtggtctgtgtgggtcctaaccccccagtatagtgatggggacactatactgtcaaaaagcaccgtctttcggatgagacgttaaaccgacgtcctgactctctgtggtcgttaaaaatcccaggatgttattcgaaaagagtaggggtgtgccccggcatcctggccaaacttgcccattggcctactaatcatcccccaTAGATACTAAtcattggctatatcactctgtctcctctccactaataagctggtgtgtggtgggcgttctggcgcaatatggctgccgtcgcatcatccaggtggatgctgcacattggtggtggttgaggagattcccccattcatatgtaaagcgctttgagtactgagaaaagcgctatataaatgtaactaattaattattattaattattattaattaagtCTTACTCAAAATTtagtgttcatttttatttttatattgctattTACTGTCATGCTCATATAAGACACATGTGCTCCATacgtttaaaggggccatggcacaagacttttctaAGATGTCAAATCAATCTTTACTGTCCTCaaagcacatatgtgaagttttagctcaaaataccatataaataatttatcatagcatgttaaaattgccattttgtaggtgtgtgcaaaaatgtgccgttttgtgtgtcctttaaaaatgcaaatgagctgataaaattcaaacactgatcacaatgatggtggtttgttgcaattaaaactcagttgtgcttttctctgcactaaatggcagtgctgtgattggatagtgcagattaaggggtggtatttttataataagagctgcttatgacatcataaggagagccaaatttcaactacctattttttcatgtgcttgttgagaatggtttactgggttgatctttttcacattttctaggttgatagaagcactggggacccaatcatagcacttaaacatgaaaaagtcagatttttatgccatggcccctttaacactACTGTTTAAAGGTTTAGGATCACTTTACTGAAATGTTTCTCATTAGGCCTATCCTAGAAATCCTTTAATCTGAAGTTGTATTATGGtatttatatgtgtatatgatTGTTCATTCATTAAAAGTCAAAcattttatacttaaaaaagtttttgaaatgaaggattttaaattttaaaaaagtagccattaaaaaatgtaaaaagcatCTTTAGTAACATAATTAGTTTCATGTTTATTCTTTAGCCATTTTATAGCTTTGATATCTTATTCTGCAACGGTAGTGTatgcattacatttattcaaTAAAAACTTTACATCAACATATACAATTACAATATCCTCTgataaacattacattttaagtAGACTGATACAGTTTTTAGACTACAACACAGATTTGTCATTCACAAAGCATAGTGCACGATATATTGCAGTATTAGCAACACTAAAGAAGACACTTATAAATGATGATCTCTCTCAACAACGGTCCTCTCTGCAGAATACATCTGACCAATTGATACCTGTGAGACATggatttgtaaaaaataatttacctAAAGTACATCAGAACCAATATTAAtcttaaacacttttttttattattaattttggATTATTTAACAACATTTGCATAGCTTGCCTGTCTCTTGATGACTGCCAGATTCTCTCTAGCCTGATTTAGTAGCATATCAAGTGTTTTGGGGTTGTCAACATGAATGTTCTCTCTGAAGCCTTCCTTCACTTTGCGAAGTGCGTATGTTCTGAAAGTAAAGATTATGATTTCTAACACCAAATAAAAGTAAACGATATTTTCTTatacaataataaatacattgctTGTACATTCGATGTTATTCGTTCGTCAGGAAGtatttatttaacacattaaaagTTATTGTACACAAGTATGCAagttcatttttaaaattaagtaaagTGGCAAAAACTAAGGAACAAGCACACACGAGGGAAATACGTCGATACAAGGCATACCTGTAGTTATATGAAGGGAATTTTTTACTTTCTTTCATAAGCATCCTGTAGAGAGAGATCACTTGCGTCCTGCTGCACGACGCCATGttgaattttgtatttttcttctCGTGTTGCATAACTCTAGTCTGTAGATGTATATCGCCATCTAGTGTTACCCTCAGATTGCAGAGGAACGCAATAAGCTAACATTCCTCCAGTTTATGATCATAAAGAAGAGATTCATAACCTTACAGTACATCTGTCCTCAATAtaataatgcaatataatggTTAAACGTTGTATATCATATGGTCCATTGACTATAGACCCAATTTCAATAGATTTGAGGGACATGCAAAGGGAGGTGGGGGTAGGTCAGCCTCACATCATGTTAGTGATACTTAGATGAACCATATTTGTGC of Misgurnus anguillicaudatus chromosome 2, ASM2758022v2, whole genome shotgun sequence contains these proteins:
- the lyrm4a gene encoding LYR motif-containing protein 4, coding for MQHEKKNTKFNMASCSRTQVISLYRMLMKESKKFPSYNYRTYALRKVKEGFRENIHVDNPKTLDMLLNQARENLAVIKRQVSIGQMYSAERTVVERDHHL